In Arthrobacter sp. B3I4, the following proteins share a genomic window:
- the hisS gene encoding histidine--tRNA ligase produces MARTASLSGFPEWLPEERLVELHVLDTLRRTFELHGFSSIETRAVETVGQLLRKGEIDKEVYGLSRLQDDEAEGATGTAASHKGDPHALALHFDLTVPFARYVVENAGYLAFPFRRYQIQKVWRGERPQEGRAREFTQADIDIVGDGELPFRYDVEIALVIAEALGALPIPDFLLRINNRKLAEGFYNGIGLTDTAGVLRSIDKLEKIGPARVAELLQTELGATEEQAQAALKLAGIRTQDTSFVQQVRALGVSNELLEEGLNELEQVIAAAVQRAPGKVVADLSIARGLDYYTGTVVETVLVGHEQLGSICSGGRYDALASKGNRKFPGVGLSIGVTRLVSRILSQDLAKASRTVPTAVLVALNNDGSWGAAQDIAAQLRSRGIATEVAAKAEKFGKQIKFADRRGIPFVWFTDDDGKHQVKDIRTGEQVDADPAAWTPAEEDLQVRVVRA; encoded by the coding sequence ATGGCACGCACCGCCTCCCTGTCCGGATTCCCCGAGTGGCTTCCCGAGGAGCGGCTGGTGGAGCTGCATGTGCTGGACACCCTGCGGCGGACCTTTGAACTGCACGGCTTTTCCTCGATCGAGACCCGGGCAGTGGAGACGGTGGGTCAGCTGCTGCGCAAGGGTGAGATCGACAAAGAGGTGTACGGCCTGAGCCGGCTCCAGGACGACGAGGCTGAGGGCGCAACGGGCACGGCCGCTTCACACAAGGGCGACCCGCACGCCCTGGCCCTGCACTTCGACCTCACCGTGCCGTTCGCCCGGTATGTGGTGGAGAACGCCGGCTACCTGGCGTTCCCGTTCCGCCGCTACCAGATCCAGAAGGTCTGGCGCGGCGAGCGTCCGCAGGAGGGCCGCGCCCGCGAGTTCACCCAGGCGGACATCGACATCGTCGGCGACGGCGAACTGCCGTTCCGCTACGACGTCGAGATCGCGCTGGTCATCGCCGAGGCCCTGGGTGCCCTGCCGATCCCGGACTTCCTGCTTCGGATCAACAACCGCAAGCTCGCCGAGGGCTTCTATAACGGCATTGGCCTGACGGACACCGCAGGGGTGCTGCGCAGCATCGACAAGCTCGAGAAGATCGGCCCGGCCAGGGTCGCCGAGCTGCTGCAGACCGAACTCGGCGCAACCGAGGAGCAGGCGCAGGCCGCCCTTAAGCTCGCCGGGATACGCACTCAGGACACCTCGTTTGTCCAGCAGGTCCGGGCGCTTGGGGTCAGCAACGAACTGCTCGAGGAGGGCCTGAACGAGCTGGAGCAGGTCATCGCCGCCGCCGTGCAGCGCGCTCCGGGCAAGGTGGTCGCCGACCTCAGCATCGCCCGCGGCCTGGACTACTACACCGGCACCGTGGTGGAGACCGTCCTGGTCGGCCACGAGCAGCTCGGTTCGATCTGCTCGGGCGGCCGCTACGACGCCCTCGCCAGCAAGGGCAACCGCAAGTTCCCCGGCGTCGGCCTCTCGATCGGCGTGACCCGGCTGGTCTCCCGGATCCTCAGCCAGGACCTCGCCAAAGCCTCCCGCACCGTGCCCACCGCGGTACTCGTGGCGTTGAACAATGACGGGAGCTGGGGCGCGGCGCAGGACATTGCCGCCCAACTGCGCTCCCGCGGCATCGCCACCGAAGTGGCGGCTAAGGCGGAGAAGTTCGGCAAGCAGATCAAGTTCGCTGACCGCCGCGGCATTCCGTTTGTCTGGTTCACCGACGACGACGGCAAGCACCAGGTCAAGGACATCCGAACCGGTGAACAGGTCGACGCCGACCCCGCCGCGTGGACGCCGGCCGAAGAGGACCTGCAGGTCCGCGTCGTCCGCGCCTAA
- a CDS encoding peptidylprolyl isomerase produces MAASSRSAREAKRRVQQMEAKRELRREQDKRRKRDNILAAAAGAAALVLAVVLQLTVFASNPTEDEFKAAEAGLSSPSASATPSPGASNGENIPKPETAAGKTFTGELVLNLGTLGVELDGSKAPQAAAVFKSLTDQGFYKGLSCHRLTIADSFGVLQCGSKAGDGSSDSAYTWGPLENTPADNTYPAGTIAVARTGGNAYGNGTQFFIVYKDTVIPADAAGGYTVVGKVTSGLDVVRNVAAAGVKPGDSPTDGAPVEPVTIDSFSLK; encoded by the coding sequence TTGGCGGCCAGTTCACGGAGCGCCCGCGAAGCCAAGCGGCGCGTCCAGCAGATGGAGGCAAAGCGCGAGCTGCGCCGGGAACAGGACAAACGCCGCAAGCGCGACAACATCCTGGCCGCCGCCGCGGGGGCTGCTGCCCTGGTCCTCGCCGTCGTACTGCAGCTGACCGTCTTCGCGAGCAATCCGACGGAGGATGAGTTCAAGGCAGCCGAGGCCGGGTTGAGCAGCCCGTCGGCGTCCGCCACACCGTCACCGGGCGCCAGCAACGGCGAGAACATTCCTAAGCCCGAGACGGCCGCCGGCAAGACCTTCACAGGTGAGCTGGTCCTTAACCTCGGCACTCTCGGCGTCGAACTGGACGGCAGCAAAGCCCCCCAGGCGGCAGCGGTGTTCAAGTCGCTCACAGACCAGGGCTTCTACAAGGGGCTCAGCTGCCACCGGCTGACCATTGCCGATTCGTTCGGCGTCCTGCAGTGCGGTTCCAAGGCCGGCGACGGCAGCAGCGACTCGGCGTACACCTGGGGTCCGCTGGAGAATACCCCCGCGGACAACACGTACCCGGCCGGCACGATCGCTGTGGCCCGGACCGGCGGCAACGCCTACGGCAACGGGACGCAGTTCTTCATCGTCTACAAAGACACTGTGATCCCGGCCGACGCCGCCGGCGGTTACACCGTGGTGGGCAAGGTGACCTCCGGACTCGACGTCGTCCGCAACGTCGCGGCGGCCGGAGTGAAACCGGGCGACAGCCCCACCGACGGCGCACCGGTGGAACCAGTCACGATAGACTCGTTCTCTCTGAAGTAA
- a CDS encoding DUF349 domain-containing protein translates to MTDSQKSDETVAAAANPTDAEGAVTGAANETSPASGAPAQAEEQAAAPAEAPAAEAAEASAEAPAAEPAGAPAVPETAAPAPAPAPAPRPAPSPAAFAARPKATPSVAAPAAVPASSASSLAEAARWGRVEGDGHVFLTIDGEEHVVGQYPGVSDDEALGYFARKYDDVVAQIVLLEQRVASKAPAADMQKTVTHLREQLAGRNMVGDLRAAEGRLDTLSGQITDLEKTEKAEHDAVRAAELAAREAIVAEAEEIAGHDPAQIQWKTSSARMNELFESWKTAQKSGVRLGRGNEDALWKRFRAARTVFDRHRRAYFSQLDSTNSAAKAAKEKLIAEAEALSSSTEWGYAAGEYRRLMDQWKASPRASRKDDDALWARFRAAQDVFFTNRQAANEEIDQEYGANLVVKETLLAEANELLPIKDLAAAKKALQSIRDRWEEAGKVPRADMGRIEAGLRKVEDAVRHAEDENWKRSNPETKARTNSALSQLESAIAGLKEDLVKAEKAGDERKIKAAREALEARQAWLEQLERSASELS, encoded by the coding sequence GTGACAGACAGTCAGAAATCCGACGAAACAGTGGCAGCAGCTGCCAACCCGACCGACGCCGAGGGTGCGGTGACCGGGGCGGCCAACGAAACCAGCCCGGCCTCCGGCGCTCCGGCGCAGGCCGAAGAGCAGGCCGCAGCGCCCGCTGAGGCGCCGGCCGCCGAGGCTGCTGAGGCTTCCGCTGAGGCGCCGGCCGCCGAGCCCGCTGGGGCGCCTGCCGTTCCGGAGACTGCAGCGCCCGCTCCTGCCCCGGCCCCAGCGCCCCGCCCGGCTCCCTCGCCGGCTGCTTTTGCGGCCCGGCCAAAGGCGACGCCGTCCGTCGCCGCGCCGGCAGCCGTCCCGGCGTCCAGCGCCAGTTCGCTCGCAGAGGCCGCCCGCTGGGGCCGGGTGGAAGGCGACGGCCACGTTTTCCTGACCATTGATGGCGAGGAGCACGTCGTCGGGCAATACCCCGGCGTCAGCGATGACGAGGCGCTGGGCTACTTTGCCCGCAAGTACGACGACGTCGTGGCCCAGATCGTCCTGCTTGAGCAGCGGGTGGCTTCCAAGGCGCCCGCGGCTGACATGCAGAAGACCGTGACCCACCTGCGCGAACAGCTGGCGGGGCGCAACATGGTCGGCGACCTCCGGGCCGCCGAGGGCCGCCTGGACACGCTGTCCGGCCAGATCACTGACCTGGAAAAAACTGAGAAGGCCGAGCACGACGCCGTCCGTGCCGCCGAGCTGGCAGCCCGCGAGGCGATCGTGGCGGAGGCCGAGGAGATCGCCGGGCACGATCCGGCCCAGATCCAGTGGAAGACCTCCAGCGCGCGGATGAACGAGCTTTTCGAGAGCTGGAAGACCGCCCAGAAGAGCGGCGTCCGGCTCGGCCGTGGCAACGAGGATGCGCTCTGGAAGCGGTTCCGTGCCGCGCGGACCGTTTTCGACCGGCACCGCCGCGCGTACTTCTCCCAGCTGGACAGCACCAACTCAGCTGCCAAGGCGGCCAAGGAGAAACTCATCGCCGAAGCCGAGGCGCTGTCGTCCTCGACCGAGTGGGGCTACGCAGCCGGCGAGTACCGCCGCCTGATGGACCAGTGGAAGGCGTCCCCGCGCGCCAGCCGGAAGGATGACGACGCCCTGTGGGCCCGTTTCCGGGCCGCGCAGGACGTGTTCTTCACCAACCGTCAGGCCGCGAACGAGGAAATTGACCAGGAGTACGGCGCGAACCTCGTGGTGAAGGAAACCCTGCTGGCAGAAGCCAACGAACTGCTCCCGATCAAGGATCTTGCCGCCGCCAAGAAGGCACTGCAGTCCATCCGTGACCGCTGGGAGGAAGCCGGCAAGGTGCCCCGCGCGGACATGGGCCGGATCGAAGCGGGCCTGCGCAAGGTCGAGGACGCCGTGCGGCACGCCGAGGATGAGAACTGGAAGCGGTCCAACCCCGAGACGAAGGCGCGCACCAACAGCGCCCTCTCGCAGTTGGAGTCCGCCATCGCCGGGCTGAAGGAAGACCTGGTCAAGGCGGAGAAGGCCGGCGACGAACGCAAGATCAAGGCGGCCCGGGAGGCCCTTGAGGCCCGCCAGGCGTGGCTGGAGCAGCTCGAGCGTTCGGCCAGCGAACTTTCCTAG